The genomic interval TCCAAAGTTTTACCTGATTTCGCCATATATTCCCAGATGATTAATCCCATCCAAATTCCATCCCGTTCAGGAATATGTCCTTTCACTGCAATACCTCCAGATTCTTCTCCACCTATCAGAACGTCTTCATCCACCATGATTCCAGCGATGTACTTGAATCCGATTTTTACCACTTGATATTCCAATCCGTAGTGCTCTGCTAATGTTTTTACACGTGGAGTTGTACTGAAAGCAGTAACTACTTTCCCTGTCATACCTTTATTCGTCACCAAATAATGCAACAATAACAAAATAATATGATGAGAATCGATGAATTCACCTTTTCCATTATATAAGCCAATTCGATCAGCATCTCCATCTGTTGCTAATGCACAGTGAATATTTCCTTTAGCTAAGATGTACTTTTCTAATTCCTGTAAATTCTTTTGAATTGGCTCTGGAGCTTGTCCGTGGAATGACGGATTGTAGTCACAATGTAACAATTGAACATCAGGCAAAATACGTCTAATCACATTTTGTCCAGCTCCGTACATTGCATCATACACCAAATTCAGACCGGACTTGCGAATTGCTTCCAAGTCGAAATTTTTCTCAATATGTTGAACATATCGTGTTTCAAAATCAACTATTTCCAGTTTACCAGATTTTTCAAAACTGCTCAAATCCACTGATGCGTAATCAAAGGGAAGTGAATCTGGAATAATATCTTCGATTTCCTGAACTAATTCAGGAGTTAAAGGCCCACCATAATGTGCTTTCAACTTATATCCGTTGTATGATGGCGGATTATGACTTGCAGTCAAAATAACTCCAAGTCCACACCCCAATTGATTTGCAGCCAAAGAAATCATTGGGGTTGAGACAAATCCTTTCGACATCAACACATCAATTCCTTCATGCAAAAGTACTTTAGCGACCGTTTCCGCAAAAAGCTCCCCTGCGAAACGACAATCATGTCCCAAAGCAATTTTCGAATTCCAATCAGATTTTTTGAGCCATTGAGCAGTTGCATAAGCTACACGAGCTACATTTTCAACTGTGAATTCATCCGCGATGATTGCTCTCCAACCATCTGTTCCAAATTTTATTTTTGTTGTCAAATCAATTCTATTTTTATGCGCCGCTACTAATCTCATACCGCCTTACCTTTAGAGATTCCACAGCTTTGGTGCAAGTGTTGGGTTCAAATATAGTTAATGTGATGTTTCTAAGTTCGAAACATTGATTAGAATTACATTAAATAAGTACTAAATCGATTATTCTTTCATCCAAATACGTGTATTGAGATTCAAATCTTCAATAATTCCGGTCATTAGTTTCATCATTGTGATAATAATTCGATAGTCTTCCTCCTTGAGTAGACTTCCAAAAACGGATGGTTCAAACAAATCCATATTGTTGAAAACAGCAATGTAAACCTGGTTATTCCGAAATGAGATTGCAACTTTAAAATGAATTTTATTCCCCATCTCAACTAGTCTTTCCATCATAGAAGGAGTTAAGATATACCGACACTCCTGCTCATCCGTACTGTATACGGCAAATTTATTTTCAAATTCAGGGTTTTCCAATTTCACAAGATTTCCAGTTCGACTTGGGTTCCATTTCTGAAATCTTCGTCCGATTCTCCCAAAGAAACGCTCCATGTAATCCACATCAATGATAGTTTCTCCATTGAAATTCTTGTGAAAATCGCTGACAAATAACATCCCTTTAAAAATGGTGTGCCAGTGTTCCTGACGATTTCCGTTTTTATCTCTTGTTACCGTTTTATACTCCGTATGAATTTCTCCAAAGGCAAAATCAGTCAAATCAAACTTTCCTGAAATGGTATCTTCTGCTTTGTATCGATCGTAACGTTGAGAGAAGATTCGGCTTTCAGTATACTTATCAATTAATTCCTTATTCGGCTCGTAGTGCAATCTTTCATCTACGAATTTCACCACAGTCGGAATGACTTTCCCTTTAAACTGTTCTTTAAAATACTTATAGAAACGACTATAGCTTGTACCTAGAAAAATCGCGGAACCAACCAAAATTAAACCCGCAGCGATTAATGCCACAAACATTGAATCGGGATTTACAATGAAAACGGCTAAAGGTATTCCTATGAAAAGCGCCAGACAAATCAAAAAATGTTTCCAGAACTTTTTAGTAAATGATTTTCTTTCAGCTTCCAAAACACTTAAATCCCCAGCAATCATGTCTGCCTGAAGTTGTGCAAAATTAATATCCATGAATATGATTTAGTCGTTGAATTTCAAATACTGCTTCTTCTCCATCTTATTGTTCTTTGCAATAAGGGACGACGGAAATTGAAGTACAGCATTGTTGAAAATTTCGATAGACATATTGTAGGTTCTTCTTGCTGCAGCCAATTGTTCTTCCATTTCATTCATACTTCGTTGAAGCATCATAAATTGGTCGCTCGCTTTTAAATCTGGATACGCTTCCGCTTTGATTAAAAACTGACTAAATTGACTCTGAAGTTCATGATTTCCCTGTGCTAATGTTTCTGTATCTCTTGAACCAGATCGTAAGGCTGTCAATTTTTCCAATAATTCTTTTTCATGAGTCATATATCCACTCACACAAGATGTTAATTGAGGGATTAAATCAAACCGTTTTTTGAGCATGACATCCACAGAAGCAAAAGCATTTTCAACTTGATTTTCTTTAGCAATTAGTCCATTTTTGATTACAATAACCGTAATAACAGGAACGAGAACAGCAACAGTTAGTGAAATCACTATAATTAATAACATAGAAGCATTTTTTGTCGAAGATAATCAGAAGTGAAAAAACACTCTGAAATTTTGGTCATTTTTTAATCCTCAAACAGTACTAATTGATCTAATTATAGAAAAATCGTTCGTTAATTTATAACATCATCTCTATTTTCATAGCAATCTTATCACTATATTCCTTCATTTTTAGAAAAATCCATCACAAAAAGAAGTCCAATGATCAAACAGACAAGTGGTTTCACTGATAAAATAACCAATTCAGGAACAGAACAAGCTATTTTCCATACTATTTTTCAATCAGAAGAGAAACCTCTAAAAGCTACCATACTTATCTTACATGGAATGCAGGAGCATAGCGGGCGTTATATTGAATTTGCAAATTTTCTTGCTGAAAGCGGATATGCTGTTTTGACTTATGATCATGCAGGACATGGGAAAACGGCAGCTTCCAAATCTCATCATGGTTATTTTCATTCAAACAATGCTGCCAAACGCGTAGTAGATGATGCCGAAAAAATGGCAGAGTTACTTGAACAGGAGTTTCCATCGATACCGCATTTTGTTCTCGGGCATTCTATGGGATCTTTTATAACAAGATGCTTGCTACAACAAGCCCATCATCGATTTGATGGTGCTATTATTGTTGGAACAGGTGGAAAGCAAGCCATTGCTCCTATAGCCCGATTTGTATTTTCTATCCTAAACACACTGACTCCTCAAAAAAGGAGCATAAAACTTAATCGTTTTTTTAATAATTTGAACAATAAACGTTTCAAAGGTGATTCATCTGAAACACGCTGGCTAAGTGTGAACAAGGAGAATCAACGCGCTTTTGTGAAGGATGAACTTTGTGGCATTCCATTTACCAACAATGGGTTTCACACCTTACTCACATTAAACATCAAATCAACAAGAAATGATTGGGCGAGTAACATATCCAAGAAACTACCATTTCTATTTGTAAGTGGCGCAGAAGATCCCATTGGGGATTTTAGCAAAGGAGTTACTAAAACGGTTGAAAACATGAAGAAAGAAGGATTTTCAAATACCAGTTTATTGCTATATCCTAAAATGAGGCATGAAATTTTGAATGAAGATATCAAACATCAGGTTTTTCAAGATATCCAAAACTGGTTGGATGAACGGTTGGTCTAAAAATAAAAATCCCTCCGCCGTAGCAGAAGGATTTTTACAATTACTTTATTGCATATTACTTCTTAAACTCAAGAATCGTTTTTTCAATGATTGCAACACATTCCATCAATTGCTCTTCGGTCATAACCAATGGTGGTGCAAAGCGAATGATATTTCCATGAGTTGGTTTAGCCAACAAACCGTTGTTTTTCAATTCCACACACAAATTCCAAGCAGTTTTACTATCTTCTGTGTCATTTACAATGATTGCATTCAACAATCCTTTTCCACGCACTTTTAGAATCAAATCCGACTTTTCGATGATACGATTCATTTCTGCTCGGAATAATTGCCCCAATCGTTCAGAATTTTCAGCTAATTTTTCGTCTTTCACGACTTCTAATGCAGCAACCGCCACTTTTGCCGCCAATGGATTTCCTCCAAAAGTTGACCCGTGTTGACCTGGTTTGATCACCATCATGATATTGTCATTGGCAAAAACTGCAGAAACTGGATAAACTCCTCCTGAAATTGCTTTTCCAAGAATTAAGATATCTGGTTTTACATTTTCATGATCAACAGCCAATAGTTTTCCTGTTCGTGCAATTCCAGTTTGAACTTCATCAGCGATAAACAAAATATTATTCTTCGAACAAATTTCTTTTGCCCCAGCCAAATAACCTTCTGCGGGAACATATACTCCAGCCTCTCCTTGAATAGGTTCTACTAAAAAACCGATGATATTTGGTTGTTTCGCTGCCTCAGCTAATGCGTCTAGATCATTGTATGGAATACGAATAAATCCTGGAGTAAACGGTCCGAAATTGGTATTTGCATCCGGGTCACTCGAGAAAGAGATGATGGTTGTTGTTCTACCGTGGAAATTTTGCTCACACACAATAATTTGCGCTTGATTTTCAGCAACACCTTTCTTTTCATATCCCCATTTACGCGCAATCTTGATAGCCGTTTCCACTGCCTCAGCCCCCGTATTCATTGGAAGAACTTTATCGAAACCAAAATAGTCGGTTACGAATTTTTCATAAACACCCAATGTATCGTTGTAAAATGCGCGTGAGGTTAAGGTCAATGTTTGAGCCTGATCCGTTAATGCTTTTACAATTTTCGGGTGACAATGCCCTTGATTTACAGCTGAATATGCTGAAAGGAAATCAAAGTATTTTTTTCCTTCAACGTCCCAAACATAAACCCCTTCTCCTTTTGCAAGAACGACTGGAAGCGGATGATAATTGTGCGCTCCATAACGATCTTCTAATTGCATCAATTCCTCTGATGACAATTTGTCTACTGCTACCATAATATTCCTTTTTAAAGCTACTTTCACTCGTCACGGAGAGCAATCATCCTTTCCTCATTTGCAGTCGCAGGAGAGAAATCATCCTTGGGAAAAGCAAAGATAGGTAAATATTCATTTTTAAAAAAGACCAATATTCAATCGAAGTTGTTCAAATCAATCTCTGTGGGCAAAATTGATCAAAAACGAACACTTTTATTTCTTAACTTTGTAATTATATCCAAAATCAAATTAGTCGTGAAAAAAGTTCAGTTTTCTAAGCCTCAGGGCGAATTCTTTTCCTCACTGAGAAAATCGGTTCAGAATTATTTTGATGAAAATCAACTAGAAACTTCTGGAAATTGGAAATTGTATTTAAAGACAACCATCATTATCACAACATACATTGCTATTTATTGTTCAATCATGTTGCTTCCAATTCCAGGATATGTTGCGCTTCTTTTATCCGCATCATTAGGATTTGTTCAGGCATTGGTTGGTTTTAATATCATGCACGATGCTAACCACGAAGCTTTCTCTAGCAATAAAAATGTCAATTATTTCTTTGGTCTTTCCATGAACGCTCTGGGAAGTGATGCATTTATGTGGAAACAAAAACACAATTTAGTTCACCATACTTATACGAACATTGATGGAATTGATGACGATATTTCGAAGACTCCATTTTTACGTATGAGCGAAACACAACCACGTTATAAGGCACATCGTTTTCAACACATTTACTTGCCATTCTTGTATGGCATTTCTACTATTTACTGGGTTTTGGTAAAGGATTTTCAAGATTATATTACAGGTTCACGTTTCAATGTAGAGGTTGGAAAGATGAAACCAATTGATCATGTGATGTTTTGGACAACGCGTATTATCTATTTCGGGTTGTATTTGGTTCTTCCATCGTTTGTTTGGGGAATCGGTTGGACTATTCTTGGTTTCACGTTGATGCACATGATGCTTGGATTAACGATGTCATTTGTTTTTCAATTGGCTCATGTGGTTGAAAATGTGGAATTTGAACACGCAGAAGATGAATCATTGATGGTTGAAAATGAATGGGCTGTACATCAATTAGCTACAACGAGTGATTTCGCGGTTGACAACAAATTAGTAAGCTGGTTAGTTGGCGGCTTGAACTTTCAAGTTGAACATCACCTTTTTCCACGCATTTCACATGTTCATTACCCAGAAATTCAGAAAATTGTAGCAAAAACTTGTGCTGAATTTGGAGTTACCTACTATTCATACACAAGTACTGGTGAAGCAATAGCTTCTCATTTCAGACACATGAAACGTTTGGGGAAAGAATAAAATTCTATTCTAAAATCCAGTTATTTATTCAGCAAAAAATCCACTTCCCATGGAGTCTGAAAATAATGTTTCCGGAACCAAATTTCAAAAGCTGGATCTAAAA from Fluviicola taffensis DSM 16823 carries:
- a CDS encoding phosphoglucosamine mutase produces the protein MRLVAAHKNRIDLTTKIKFGTDGWRAIIADEFTVENVARVAYATAQWLKKSDWNSKIALGHDCRFAGELFAETVAKVLLHEGIDVLMSKGFVSTPMISLAANQLGCGLGVILTASHNPPSYNGYKLKAHYGGPLTPELVQEIEDIIPDSLPFDYASVDLSSFEKSGKLEIVDFETRYVQHIEKNFDLEAIRKSGLNLVYDAMYGAGQNVIRRILPDVQLLHCDYNPSFHGQAPEPIQKNLQELEKYILAKGNIHCALATDGDADRIGLYNGKGEFIDSHHIILLLLHYLVTNKGMTGKVVTAFSTTPRVKTLAEHYGLEYQVVKIGFKYIAGIMVDEDVLIGGEESGGIAVKGHIPERDGIWMGLIIWEYMAKSGKTLDQLIDEVYAIVGPFKFERNDLHITEDLKQAIVAKCSNDEYKSFGKYTVSSVGTVDGWKFFFDDNRWMMIRASGTEPVLRTYAEAPTLEEVREILKVTEKTICN
- a CDS encoding DUF3137 domain-containing protein, giving the protein MDINFAQLQADMIAGDLSVLEAERKSFTKKFWKHFLICLALFIGIPLAVFIVNPDSMFVALIAAGLILVGSAIFLGTSYSRFYKYFKEQFKGKVIPTVVKFVDERLHYEPNKELIDKYTESRIFSQRYDRYKAEDTISGKFDLTDFAFGEIHTEYKTVTRDKNGNRQEHWHTIFKGMLFVSDFHKNFNGETIIDVDYMERFFGRIGRRFQKWNPSRTGNLVKLENPEFENKFAVYSTDEQECRYILTPSMMERLVEMGNKIHFKVAISFRNNQVYIAVFNNMDLFEPSVFGSLLKEEDYRIIITMMKLMTGIIEDLNLNTRIWMKE
- a CDS encoding LemA family protein, which gives rise to MLLIIVISLTVAVLVPVITVIVIKNGLIAKENQVENAFASVDVMLKKRFDLIPQLTSCVSGYMTHEKELLEKLTALRSGSRDTETLAQGNHELQSQFSQFLIKAEAYPDLKASDQFMMLQRSMNEMEEQLAAARRTYNMSIEIFNNAVLQFPSSLIAKNNKMEKKQYLKFND
- a CDS encoding alpha/beta fold hydrolase → MIKQTSGFTDKITNSGTEQAIFHTIFQSEEKPLKATILILHGMQEHSGRYIEFANFLAESGYAVLTYDHAGHGKTAASKSHHGYFHSNNAAKRVVDDAEKMAELLEQEFPSIPHFVLGHSMGSFITRCLLQQAHHRFDGAIIVGTGGKQAIAPIARFVFSILNTLTPQKRSIKLNRFFNNLNNKRFKGDSSETRWLSVNKENQRAFVKDELCGIPFTNNGFHTLLTLNIKSTRNDWASNISKKLPFLFVSGAEDPIGDFSKGVTKTVENMKKEGFSNTSLLLYPKMRHEILNEDIKHQVFQDIQNWLDERLV
- the rocD gene encoding ornithine--oxo-acid transaminase; this encodes MVAVDKLSSEELMQLEDRYGAHNYHPLPVVLAKGEGVYVWDVEGKKYFDFLSAYSAVNQGHCHPKIVKALTDQAQTLTLTSRAFYNDTLGVYEKFVTDYFGFDKVLPMNTGAEAVETAIKIARKWGYEKKGVAENQAQIIVCEQNFHGRTTTIISFSSDPDANTNFGPFTPGFIRIPYNDLDALAEAAKQPNIIGFLVEPIQGEAGVYVPAEGYLAGAKEICSKNNILFIADEVQTGIARTGKLLAVDHENVKPDILILGKAISGGVYPVSAVFANDNIMMVIKPGQHGSTFGGNPLAAKVAVAALEVVKDEKLAENSERLGQLFRAEMNRIIEKSDLILKVRGKGLLNAIIVNDTEDSKTAWNLCVELKNNGLLAKPTHGNIIRFAPPLVMTEEQLMECVAIIEKTILEFKK
- a CDS encoding fatty acid desaturase family protein — its product is MKKVQFSKPQGEFFSSLRKSVQNYFDENQLETSGNWKLYLKTTIIITTYIAIYCSIMLLPIPGYVALLLSASLGFVQALVGFNIMHDANHEAFSSNKNVNYFFGLSMNALGSDAFMWKQKHNLVHHTYTNIDGIDDDISKTPFLRMSETQPRYKAHRFQHIYLPFLYGISTIYWVLVKDFQDYITGSRFNVEVGKMKPIDHVMFWTTRIIYFGLYLVLPSFVWGIGWTILGFTLMHMMLGLTMSFVFQLAHVVENVEFEHAEDESLMVENEWAVHQLATTSDFAVDNKLVSWLVGGLNFQVEHHLFPRISHVHYPEIQKIVAKTCAEFGVTYYSYTSTGEAIASHFRHMKRLGKE